The genomic region GTCTGGTAGGCATATAACCGAACTGCCAGCTACAGGTAGAAAGAGTCTCTCGGACTCACTCGTTCCAGAACGCACCGGTAAATAGCACGAACACCGGAATTATCTCTAACCGACCGATCCACATCAGGAATATCATCAGCAGTTTGCTGGTCTCCGGGAAGCGTTCGTAGGTCCCGAACGGCCCCAGAAACCCGAACCCGGGACCGATATTTCCGATAGTCGCTAAGCTTGCGCTGAAGGCTTCAAGCACAGTTAGTTCGAGCCCGACACGGCCCGCATCGAGGAGGAGGAACACCGTCGCGATACCGAGCGTGAGCAGGTACAACAGCGTGAATCCGTATATCGCGTTGATAACGCCTTCGTCGATGACCTGCCCGCCGAGCCGGACTGGTTTGACGGCGCTGGGATGGGCTGTCGTGAACAGTTGGCGTCGGATACTCTTGAACACGACGAGCCATCGGACGATCTTGATACCGCCACCGGTCGACCCTGCGGAGCCGCCAATAAACATCGCGAACAACAGGACACCCTGTGCTGTGCTGCCCCACTCGGCAAAGTTGCTCGTCGCATACCCGGTCGAGTTCAGCAGCGAAGCGACCTGAAACGTGGCCTGCCGGAGCGAGTTTTCAAGCGCCCCCTGCGTGATACCACCGATTTCAAGCGGCGGCGCAGACCCGGTGAACAGCAGCCCCCAGAGGATGACGGCCACGCCGGCGTTCGCACCGAGGTACGCCTGCAGCTCGCGGTCCTTGAGGAAGGCGGCGTAGTCATCCTGCAACAGGAGGTAAAACAGCGCGAAGTTCATCCCGGCAATGAGCATGAACGGAACGACGACCCACTGGACGGCCGGCGAGAAGTAGGCGATACTCTCAGCCTGTGGGGAGAAGCCGCCAGTCGGCAGCGTCGTGAACCCGTGGGCAACGGCGTTGTACGCGTTCATGTTCGGAGCCATCGATGTCTGGCTGAGGCCAAACAGGATGAGGACGAGCAGGACAGTAAAGCCCAGATAGAACAGCCAGAGCAGTCGGGCGGTCTCGGCTATCTTCGGCGTCAGCTTCTGGAGTTCGGGGCCGGGTGCTTCCGATTCGATCAACTGCGCCCCGTTGACGGCTGCCTCCGGAAGAATGGCAACCATCAGGACGATGATACCCATCCCGCCGAGCCACTGCGTGAGCTGTCGCCACATCAACAGCGCGTGGGAGTGCTGAGCGAACGATATCTCCGCAGTTGCGGTCGCGCCAGTGGTCGTAAATCCGGACATCGACTCGAACAGCGCGTTCACGGGCTCACCGAGCGCTGATTCGGTCCCATACCCGGCGATAACGTAGGGGATAGCGCCGATAACCGCGACAGCACCCCAAGAGAGGCCGACGAACAGCAGCGCTTCGCGTGGTCCGAGTTCGTGACTGTCGCTGACTTGCTCCAGCGCCACGCCGACCGTGATGGCGACCGCGATAGAAATCAGGAAGGCAGCGGTATCGTCTCCGTACAGCAAAGCAATCCCGAGCGGGACCAGCATTGCGACGGCGAGATATTTAATCACAGTGCCGGTCAAGGCGATACTCTGTCGCCAGTCGACACGAATCGACATCACTGAACACCGACCATTACCTGACGCTCACACACCCGCTATCAAAAAGCCCCGCGTTCTAACAGCGCTGTTTCCGGTGCCGCTCCTCGTTTTCAGCGTCGCTTCGGCGGGTTCCTGTTCCGTCCTGACAGCGTATCGAATCGTATGTAGTATCGTCGTCCGATGTTACTTTGCCGCTGGAACTGCCGGCGACGCTGAACTGACGAGTTAGGCGTGGCCGTGTTCTCTTGCCCCCTCGCGGATCTTCTGTGCCCGCTTTCGGACCCGTGAGACGTACCGCTCGATTTTCTCCGGTTTCTCGCCGTAGAACGACGCAGCCCAGTGGACGTCGACGCCCTCCTGAGTGAGGAAGTAAGCGACGAGCGTGTCACGGCCCGCCTGTATGACCGTTGGAGGTACGCCGCGGTCGCCGGTTCCGGCTTCCTGAAAGCCGTTCACGTCGAAGTACACGTCGGCGTATAGCGTCGCCATCTCGGGGTCAGCAAACGTGATCCCTTCGTGGTCCGGGGCCTCGAACCGATACCGCGTGTCACCCTCGACTGTCGTTCGCTCGACGATGCGCACGTCGAGGATGTACTCGCGGTAGGCGGAACTGTCAGTCGATGCAGCAGCGGTGTCTGATTCTGGCATGAATTGGTCGGTTTGGTGCTACGGTTGCCGGCTTGTTCTGGCCGCGAGCGCTGCCACCGTGGCGAGTGAAGCGAGGACCAGCGCTATCGGGAGTGCCCCGTTCGCGCCGGTCGTCGACTGCTCGCCGCCCGTGGAGTTGTCCACTGTGGGTCCTGCGGCATTCGCGGTACCCGCTGACTCGGCTGTGGGCTCGCTGGCCGGTGACGATGCTTCGGTCGCGGCCGCCGCTGGCTCAGTCATCGCGCCCGGTGATACAGCGAGCGCCGTCGGCTCGGTCGCCGGCTCGACTGCGCCGCCGCCGTCGGCATCGATTTGGCTCGACGCAACGGTCACCTGCGTCTCGCCGCCGTCGACGCCAGCGAGCTGGATCGTCGCGAGCGTCACGTCGCTGGCACCGGGTTCGATCTGCCCGTCGAGATCAGCCGCCTCAAGCGTGATTGTCCCGCCGTCTGCGCTAATGACGGGGTCAGTCGTGAGACTGAGGCTGTCTGGGTAACTCGCGTTTTCGAATCGGGCGACAGCGGGGTCGTCAACTGTGAGTTCGAGCTGGTAGCCCGCCAGTCCGTCCGGCGCGCTGGTGAGGACGACCGGGACGGCCATCGTTTCACCGGCGGCGACGGAGTCGGTCTCGATGCTGATTGTCGGCGTACTCTGCCCTGCAGTGAGCGCGGGGACCGTCCCTGCGAGGCAGACGAGCGCGACGAGCGCGAGCAGGATGCCAGCGGCTCGGACGCAACCGCGTATGGAACAAGTGGTGTCGTCGGTCATTGTATTGCTGTATCGAAAGATGGCGGAATCTCGGTTGCGGCCGTTAGTTGACCTCTTCGTAGAGCGCCGTCACGTCCGCGAAGTCGAGTTTGCCGTTCTCGTTGAAGTCGTACGCGCCGGTGTTCAGCTGGACGCTGTCGGAGTCCATGTTCGAGAACAGCACCTGCACGTCCTCGTAGTCGAGGCGGCCGTTGCCGTTGAGGTCCTCGAAATGGCCGTCGCCGTCTGGATCAGTCGGCGCGTCGTCGCCGACGATCGTTTGCGGGCCGCCCACGACGATACCGTTCCGAGCTTCTGCCTCGATGGCGTTGCCGTTCTCGTCGTCCATCTGCTCGATTGAGACGGTTAGATCGGTCGTGCCACCGCCGTTGGCGCGGACGTCGAGCGCCGCGAGTTCCACGTCCATCGCGCCGGACTGGACGTTTGTATTGACATCGGCGACACGGATCGTCGCCGACGAGCCGTCGTCGCTGATGGAACTCTCGGTGAGTCCGAGCGCGTCGGGGAAGGAGACGCCGGTGATAGACGCGATTTCCGGGTTCGATACGCTGACGGTGAGTCGAGCGCCGGAGAAGCCAGCGGGGAGCGACGAGGCGGTCAGCGAGACGGTGCCTGTCGACCCGCTGCCGACCGCGGCGGAGTTGGCGTTGACGACGACGTTGGGCTGATAGACGTAGAGGCCGTCGTTGGGGTACGAGCGAGCGGGGCCGCCGAAGCCGTCCTCACAGCAGAGTACGCGACCGTCACGCATCGTGTAGACGTTGTCGATGTTTCGGAGCGCATCGTTTGCGTCTTCCGGGGAGTCGGTGAAGTCGGGGCCAGTGATGACCGGTTCGAGCGTCGAGACGTTGTAGTCTGATTCCAGCACACCGCGGTAGACGACGCCGCCGTCGACGCGGTCCATCTGGATGTCGCCCTCGTCGTCCGCGAGCGCGTCGTTGAACTCTGAAATGCCGAAGTAGATGAAATCGCCGGGCTGGGAGTCGTCGACGCTGTCGACGCCCTCGGCCTTGTTGAACTCGATTGACGCGCCGATTTCCTTGGCGGCCGCGCGGGTCTCCAGAAACGGGATGCGGCGGAGTTCCTCGTCGACACCGTCGGGGCCGTTCGCCTCGTACTGCTCGGCCCACTCGATGATTTCCTCGTTCGAAATGTAGTTCTGGTTCCCGTTCTCGATGACTTCGAGGTCGGCCTGCTTGATCGTCTCCTCGGTCACTTCGTCGCCCGCCGCCCAGTCGGCGTGGGCGCTGAGGTAGTCGGCCTGGGTCACGTCGTCGTACTCGGAGATCCAGGACTCGACCTCGGCGTTTGTGGCGTGGCCCAGTTCGATCCACTCGATTTCCAGCGGGGTCTGTGCCGGGGAGTTGCGCTGGCCGGCCTCTGCGGCGTTGGCCGCGTCGTTGGTAATCTTCGGTGCGTACAGCGTCCCGGCGACATCCATGGGGTCCTCGTACTCCGGGATCGGCTCGTCGGCGACGAACTTGTAGATGCCCTTGCTGTCGCCGTCGGAACAGCCGTAGAGGGTCCGCTGGTCGCCTTCGATGTCGGGGGCCTCCCACGAGGCCCGCCCCATCACGTAGTACTTGACCGCTTCCGGCTCGTCGGCGGTCGGCTCCCGGAAGTCGACGAAGTAGCCGTACCGGTACGGGTTCGGGTACACGTCGTCAAGCAGCGTCGTCGCGAGGTTCTCGCCGTCGCCCTGGTCGTCGCGCTCCGCGCCGAGGTAGTACGCGAGGAACTCGACGCCGGTGAGCGCCCAAGAGCCCTGGGCATAGAAGTTCGATTCGAGGTCGCCGTTCTCCGCGTAGGTCTCGATAGCGCCCGAGATATCGCTGGGGTTCGGTCGGTTCCAGAACTGACACCCGCCGATGAGTCCCTCGCCCGACTCCGCCTCGACGATGTCGCTCACCGTCGCCGTCAGACTAACGCGGGGATGTGCGTAGTTCTCCTCGGCAGAAATCATCGTTCCCCACGGACTGAGGTCGCCGTAGCAGTTGATCCGCGTCCCGCCGTGTTCGCGGAGCGACTCGGTGTTCGTGAGGTTCATCGCGTTCTCGGTGTCCGCGCTCCACTCGCCGTTCTCGTCCTGGCTGAGCGGAACCCGCGAGACGCATCCGGGGCTGTTCTCCCAGTTCGTGAACAGGTAGCCCTCGGTCCCCTCGTCGTTGCTCGGGACGAACTGGTTGCAGTCGGGGTTCGTCGCCGCGCCGCCGTACTGTGTGCCCGCGAAGTTCTCCTGGGTGATGTCCGTCCCGTCGGGCGTCTGAACCACGCCGAGGCGTGCCTCGCCGCCGTTGATCGGTTCACGGCCCTGGACGAGAATTTCGTAGTCGCCGGCCGCGGACCGGACCTGTCGCTGTTTCTCTTCGGTGTCCGGAATTCCCACCTCCGGGAAGTCGTCGTTGCTCCCGTCGAACTCAAACTGGAAGCCGCTGAAATAGCCCACCGCGGCCCGTCCGAACGGTTCGGGATTCTCCCCTTCCGGGTGCTGGAGGCTGTACAGCAGTGATCCGTCCTCGAAGACGAACGGTCCCGTCACCTCCGCACCGAACGCCGTCGTCGAGAACCGTTTGAGACTCCCGGCGACGCTCGGCGCGCCCGGTGTGTCTGTCTCTTCGACCTCTTCCCCGCTTGCCACGCCGATGACGCTGGCCCCAAGCGCAGCAGCCACCGATTGTGAAAGTACCTGCCGTCGAGTGAAATCGACCATGCGAGTGGGGAGTAGCAGTGATTATTAAAGCAGCTTTATAATATTTGTATGATAGGTTTGGGAGCGTTTCGGTTCCCCCTGTTCTGCACATACGTCTAACCCGGCGAACATATTATAAATAGGACTGTTTTTTCGGGATACGTACTGTATGACTCCGAGAACGTTCCCTCACGAGCCGGTTCGTACGCAGCTACTTACCAGTCGGCGAACGGGTCGCTGACGGGGTGGAACAGCCTCCGGTCGGGACAGAAATCGAGCAGGGGAGTCGCCGTAGCCAGCGGCTACATCCCCATGTCGGCGGCCGGGTCGGGAATCGGCAGTGCGTTCGGCGACACACCGAGCAGTTCCGCCGCGTGGTCAAGTGCCATGTCGAAGCCGTAGTAGCGTTCCAGTTCGTCGCCCTCGGCGGTCGGTCGGACCTTCAGCATCGCGTACCCCTCGATGTTCTGGGCGACTGCGGCGCTCTCGCCATTGTTCTCGAATAGCAGCAGCCGTTCCTCGTCAGTCTCTCTGTAGGTGGCCGTGATTCCGTCAGCCGACACTTCGACAGGGAGTTCGGAGTCGGTCATCGACGGACGTATGGACCGGGGGCATGCGAACCTGACGGTCGGTTCGAAACCACAAACGCGAAGCGGATGGACCGACACCGACGCCTATGGCGAAGTGGCTCCAGAGTGGTCGCCGACGCGATATGTGTGTCCTGCTGGCCGCCGCGACGGACGGGGAACTCTCCGGCCAGCGGCTGAAGACGCGGCTCGAACGCCGCTACGACACGCGAATCGAACCAAAGAGCTTCTACGGCGCGCTCGACGCGCTGGAGTCGGCCGGGTTCGTCGACCACCGCGAGGACGGCATCGCTGACAAGTACTCACTGACCGACGCCGGGGAGCAGCGGCTTCGAGACCAGTTCGAATGGATGCGGGCGGCGCTCGGCGATGGCAGCTGATGCCGCTGCTCGTCGGCTCCCACCGAGTTTCGCTACGCCGGCACTGATGGATGGGATATCCTTTTGTGAGCGGTCCCACAGCACACAGATATGTCCCTGTCCCGCTCACTCCTCCTGGCAGGTCTGGACGCCCTCCCGTTTGCGGCACTCGCCAGCATCGCAACGTATGTCTTCGCACGCACAGCGATCCGTCCGTCAGTAGTTGTCGGGATGCTCGCCGCAACGGTCGGCGTCGCGGTACTCCTCGCGCTGGGGACCATCAGCGCAAATCGGTATCGGGCGGACGGAAAATCGTTCTACTTCACGCGGGCGGTCGTCGTCGAGGGACTCCTCTCGATTCCCTAATCGAGAAGCTCGCTGGCAATCGTATTGCGGAGGACCTCGCTGGTTCCCTCGTAGATCTCGTTGAGTTTGGCGTCGCGGTAGAACCGCTCGGCCGGGAAGTCCTTCGTGTAGCCGTAGCCGCCGTGGACCTGAATGCCCTCGTTGGCCACTTCCCGGGACACCTCTGAGGCGTACAGTTTGGCCTGTGCGGCCTCCTTGACGAACGACTCGCCGGCCATCTTCTTATCGGCGGCCTGGTGCATCAACAGGCGGGCCGCTTGCGTCTTCGTGTCCATGTCTGCGAGCTTGTGCTGGATGGCCTGGAAGTCGCTGATCGGCTGGTCGAACTGCTCGCGGTCCTGGGCGTATTTCAGCGCCTCGTCCAGCGCGGCCTGTGCGATGCCGACGCCGCGGGCCGCGATGGTGATGCGGCCGCCGTTGAGCGTCTTGAGCGCGTGGACGAACCCGCGGCCCTCCTCGCCGAGTCGGCGGTCAGCGGGGAGACGCATGTCGTCGAAGCGGAGTTCTGCGGTCGGACAGCCCTTGTCGCCGAGTTTGTGCTCCGTCCCTTCGACGATGAAACCGTCGTCCTCCTCGGGACGGACGATGAACGAGGAGATACCTTTGTTGCCGGCATCGGGGTCGGTCTTCGCAAACAGAACGACGGTGTCGGCGACGGACCCGTTGGAAATCCAGAGTTTGCCACCGTTGACCAGATAGGCGTCACCGCCGTCGACCGGTTCGGCGGTGGTGTCCATCGACGGCACGTCACTGCCCGCGCCCGCTTCGGAGAGGGCGAACGCGCCGATTTCCTCGCCCGCTGCCAGCGGCGTGAGGTAGGTCTCTTTCTGGGCCTCGTTCCCGAACTCGTAGATCATATTGCAGGCCAGCGAGATGTGCGCGGCGACGATTGTGCCGAGTCCGCCGCTCCCCCGCGAAATCTCTTCGAGAGCCATGGCGTAGCTGTGGTAGTCCAGTTCGGCCCCGCCGTACTCCTCCGGAATCGGCATTCCCATCAGGCCGAGGTCGGCCATCTCGTCGACGAGATCCCACGGGAACTCATCGGTTTCGTCGATCTCCGCTGCCCGCGGCTTGACTTCCTCGTCGACGAAGTCCGCGACCATGTCCTGTATCTGGCGTTGTTCCTGTGTGGGGCTAAGGTCCATGACAAATTCTAACGCTGGTTGGGTCTTTACTGTTGGCCAACGCGCGGCCCGTTGCCGGGTATTGTACTCGGTCCACTACTGTCCGCATTTGTCACTGCGGATCTATCAGTCGTAGTCGTAAAAGCCTCTACCTGACTTTTTGCCGAGGTCGCCGGCCGCGACTTTGCGTTTGAGCAGGTATGCTGGCTTGTAGCGGTCACCCAACTCCTCGTACAGTGTCTCAGAGGCGTCAAGGACCACATCGAGGCCGATGTGGTCGGCCAGTTCGAGCGGTCCCATCGGGACGTTCGTTCCGAGGGTCAGCCCGCGGTCGATGTCGGCCTTGTCGGCAACGCCCTCGTCGTAGGCTCGGATGCCCTCGTTTATCCAGGGCATCAGGACGCGGTTGACGACGAAGCCGGGTTTGTCGTCGGCTTCCCAGGTCTCCTTGCCGATGTCGTGGGCGAACTCCCGACCGAGCGTCACCGTCTCGTCGCTGGTGTGCTCGCCGACGACGAGTTCGACGCCTTTCATCACCGGCACGGGGTTCATGAAGTGTAGTCCAAGGACCTGTTCGGGCCGGTCGGTGACGCTGGCGATTGTCGTAATCGAGAGCGTACTCGTGTTGCTGGCAAGTACCGTGTCCGGTCCGCAGATTGCGTCGAGGTCCTCGAACACAGACTGCTTGATGTCCATGTTTTCCGTCACAGCCTCGACGACGAGATCGGCGTCCGCGAGATCGTCCATCTCAGTGGTGCCTGTGATACGGGCTGTCGCCGCCTCCGCTTCCTGTTCTGTCACGGTGTCGCGCGCAATGAGTGTCTCGAAGCTCGACTGAATCTCCTCGAACCCGGCGGCGACTAGTTCTTCTGTCACATCGCGCATGATGACATCGTAGCCGGCCGTCGCGGTGACCTGAGCGATGCCGTTACCCATCGTTCCAGCGCCGACGACGCCGACGGTGTCGACTGTTTCGAGCTGCATACCCGCGCCTTCGTCCGGCGGTCGTGTAAGTCTGCCGACGGTATCGGCTTATCACGGAAAGAAGTTCTACCGAGGGAATCTGTCACAGGCTTAGCGGCAAGCACTGCATCGCGGCGGAATATTCACTCGAAATGTAGTAAATGTCAGCAAAAAGATACTTATGGTGTGCCAGAGAACGGACTGATGATGAGAGACCCTGCGGGCAGCAGGCTCGGAGAAAAATTCGACTGGTCACAGAATGGCCAGTTTCTGCCCCTACATCTGACAAATGAGTAAGTCACTCGACATCTCGACCACCGAAGCCGAGCAGACCGTCACGGAAGTCATCGATACCATCGCCGCGACCACGCCTGACGTCCGCCGCGCTGTTGCCGACTACCGTGGCCAGAGCAACTCCGTCAACCCCACCGGCGACGACCAGCTCGCGGCTGACCTGCGCGCCGACGAACTGTTCGAGCAGCGGGTGCTGGGAATCGACGGCGTCGCCTCTTACGCCAGCGAAGAACGCGCGGACGTGAAAACGACAGACGGTCGACTCCACGTCGCGATGGACCCCCTCGACGGGTCGAGCAACCTCGAACCGAACAGCGGGATGGGGACGATTTTCGGCGTGTACAGCGAGCAACCGCCGACAGTCGGCACCAATCTCCTCGCAGCCGGCTTCGTTATCTACGGCCCCATCACCTCGATGGTCGTCGCTCGGAACGGCACTGTCCGCGAGTACATCCTCGAAGACGGCGACAAGCGGATTGTCGACGACGAGGTGACAGTCCCCGAAGACCCCACAGTGTTCGGGTTCGGCGGCGGCGTCGACTCCTGGACCGACGAATTTGAATCCTACGCCGAAAACATCCGCCACGAACTGAAACTCCGCTACGGTGGAGCGATGGTCGCGGACATCAATCAGGTGCTCACCTACGGCGGCATCTTCTCGTACCCCGCACTGGAGTCACGCCCCGAGGGGAAACTTCGAGTCCAGTTCGAGGGACACCCGATGGCCTACATCCTTGAGTCGGCCGGCGGTCGGTCTTCCGACGGCGACCAGTCAGTGCTCGAAATCGAACCCGACGAGCTACACGAGCGGACGCCCCTGTACCTCGGGAACGGCGACCTGATCGACCGGCTCGAAGCGAATATCGACTGACACCCTGTCAGTCAGTAGCCGAGGTATATCGCCAGCGCTTTCAGAACGCTGTACAGTCCGATAGCGACGCCCAGTAGCCCGCCGAGAACGGTTCCGACGATGCCGTCGGGCCACAGCGAGAGCGGGTTCGGAATCCCGACCGACGGGAGCGCTGGAATCGGGAGGCCACCGCTGTCGCCCGTTACGTTCCCGACGCGTTGCCCATCGACAGTCAATTTTCCAGTGGTGTTGTCCGGCACCGAGCGGGCAAACTCCGTCGTTCGCGTCTCGCCGGCGGGGACCGTGACCGTCCGCGTTGTCAGTATCGAGGTGTTGAGCGAGACGATCACGTTATGGTCACCGCTGGCGGTCCCCCGGTTTTCCAGCTCGACGGTGATGACGGTCCGGTCGCCGGGGCTGAGCGTCGATGGAACAGCCGTGGCGTTCGTAACCACGATATCCGGCTCTCCGGGCTCTTCGGTCGCTGTCTCGGCTGTCCCGCGTTCGGCCGTCGACGTTTCCGAGTCGTTCGTCGTCGCCTCCGCATCCCTCTCTGTTGTTGCTGTCTGCTCAACACCAACGACAAACGTCGAGAGGCCCGGCGATGCAGCACGGTAGACGATGTGTGACTCGCCCCGGCTGGCGATGTCAGTCGACAGCGGCATCCACCGGTCGCTCTTTCGGAATAGTGTCACGGCATCGGGTTCCGCACCGACTGCCGCCAGCGCAGCGCGGTCCACAGTAAACGTGAACGTCGCGTCCTCGGCCGGAACGGAGCCGTGGTCGACATCGAACCGACTGATGCCGGTGTGACCAGTGGCAGTCGCGAACGCCGACGTCGGCCGGCGGGAGCGAATAGTGAGTGTCGTGGAGTCGTTACGCGGGAACGACACGGCAAGCCGCTCCAGCGTTCCGTTCTGCCCGGTGACGAGTGCCCCCTCTGGTGGCTGAATCCGCTGTGTCCGACCGGACCCGTTCACCGAGACATTCGCCGTCGTCGCGTTCGGCTGCCGCACAGTTACGTTCCCGGCGGACCCGTTCCCCACGACAGACACGACTCTGGTCACACTATCCGTGTTCCCGAGTGGATCGGCGGCTGTTACGGTTACCTCGTGACTGCCGGGAGAGGCGAAGGCGACGGTAATATTCTCGCCGGTGAGGATGGTATCACTCCCGACTTGCCACCGGACCGAATCGACGCCCTGATCGTCTGTCGTCTCCGCTGCGGAGAAAGTCACTGACTCGCCGACAGTTGCGTTCTCCGGCCCAGTGACGGTGACGTTCGGCGCGGAGTCGTCGTAGAGGAACGTCTGCTGTCGTCCAAATGAATTCTCGTTTCCGTTCTCGTCGGTCACCGACAGCAGCAGCAGCGAGTACTCGCCTTCTTCGGGGAACGTGTACGTTCGTGTGTACGTGTTCGTATTACCGGTGCGTTCGGTGAATCCCGAGATGTTGAGATTGTCTATCGACGGGCCACCGACGGAGACTCGCAGTTGCTGTATCGGTTCGTGAATGCCGACAGAGATGCGGGCGGTGGAGCTATTGACGCGGCTCACCTCGAACGACTGATACTTCGGCACGACAGAATCCATCCCGCTGACGGTAACTGACTTGTGTGGAAGCTCGTTCCCCGCTTTGTCGGTGATGCTGGCGGTGTCACGGAGACTGACGGTGACATTGTCTGTGTCGACCTTTTTTTCCAACAGCAGGGAGACGCGTACCCCAGTCCTGTTTGCTCCAGAAGCGTCGATCGATGTGACCGAGACGTTCGCTACTCGGCCCGCAGTTAGCTCGAAATCCGCTGCCTGAATCGTACTCGTGTCTATCGACCCGCCGTCGTCGAACAGGGTCACTTCGATAGTCGTAGCGTTGCCCCGCGTCGCATTGCCCCACTCCGGCGACTCGGTGTCGTCAGCCGCAACAGTGCCAGAAGCGACAGTACCGAGCAGCGTGAGCAAAAGAAGGGCGACAAGCAAC from Haloarcula rubripromontorii harbors:
- a CDS encoding PKD domain-containing protein — protein: MSATGDPRETALSTGRRRWWLPLLVALLLLTLLGTVASGTVAADDTESPEWGNATRGNATTIEVTLFDDGGSIDTSTIQAADFELTAGRVANVSVTSIDASGANRTGVRVSLLLEKKVDTDNVTVSLRDTASITDKAGNELPHKSVTVSGMDSVVPKYQSFEVSRVNSSTARISVGIHEPIQQLRVSVGGPSIDNLNISGFTERTGNTNTYTRTYTFPEEGEYSLLLLSVTDENGNENSFGRQQTFLYDDSAPNVTVTGPENATVGESVTFSAAETTDDQGVDSVRWQVGSDTILTGENITVAFASPGSHEVTVTAADPLGNTDSVTRVVSVVGNGSAGNVTVRQPNATTANVSVNGSGRTQRIQPPEGALVTGQNGTLERLAVSFPRNDSTTLTIRSRRPTSAFATATGHTGISRFDVDHGSVPAEDATFTFTVDRAALAAVGAEPDAVTLFRKSDRWMPLSTDIASRGESHIVYRAASPGLSTFVVGVEQTATTERDAEATTNDSETSTAERGTAETATEEPGEPDIVVTNATAVPSTLSPGDRTVITVELENRGTASGDHNVIVSLNTSILTTRTVTVPAGETRTTEFARSVPDNTTGKLTVDGQRVGNVTGDSGGLPIPALPSVGIPNPLSLWPDGIVGTVLGGLLGVAIGLYSVLKALAIYLGY